In the Leptotrichia sp. oral taxon 212 genome, one interval contains:
- the opp4B gene encoding oligopeptide ABC transporter permease, which yields MWKTVLRRVLVMIPQLFILSILIFILAKKMPGDPFTGLITPQTSPAVLEELRRKAGFYDPWHVQYIRWMGNAFKGNFGMSYTYKLPVSTLIGQRVNNTFILSLFSMTLTYMLAIPLGILSGRYQNSLLDRGVTLYNYVSYTIPTFVLSLIMVWFFGYTLGWFPTTGSVTIGLTPGTFRYFIDRIHHILLPAITYALLATTGTIQYLRNEIIDAKSLDYVKTARSKGVPENVVYSRHIFRNSILPIAAFFGYSITGLLSGSIFIERIFSYPGMGNLFISSIGSRDYSVVTALILLFGFLTLIGSLLSDIILSIVDPRIRIE from the coding sequence ATGTGGAAAACAGTATTGAGAAGAGTATTGGTAATGATACCTCAATTATTCATATTGAGTATATTGATATTTATACTTGCCAAGAAAATGCCGGGAGATCCTTTTACTGGATTGATAACGCCTCAGACAAGTCCGGCTGTATTGGAAGAACTGAGAAGAAAAGCAGGATTTTATGATCCTTGGCATGTACAGTACATAAGATGGATGGGAAATGCCTTTAAAGGTAACTTTGGAATGAGCTATACATATAAACTGCCTGTAAGTACTCTGATAGGACAGAGGGTAAATAATACATTTATACTGTCACTTTTCAGTATGACACTTACATATATGCTGGCAATACCTCTGGGAATACTTTCAGGAAGATATCAGAATTCACTTCTTGACAGAGGTGTTACACTATATAACTATGTGAGTTATACTATACCTACATTCGTATTATCACTTATAATGGTATGGTTCTTTGGATATACTTTAGGATGGTTCCCTACCACAGGATCAGTTACAATTGGTCTGACACCTGGAACATTTAGATATTTTATTGACAGAATACATCATATACTACTACCGGCAATAACATATGCATTGCTTGCTACAACAGGTACAATACAGTATCTGAGAAATGAGATAATTGATGCAAAATCACTTGATTATGTAAAAACGGCGAGAAGTAAAGGGGTTCCTGAAAATGTAGTATATTCAAGACATATATTTAGAAACTCAATTTTACCGATAGCTGCATTTTTTGGATATTCAATCACAGGACTTCTTAGTGGATCAATATTTATAGAAAGAATATTCAGCTATCCCGGAATGGGAAATTTATTTATATCATCTATTGGTTCAAGGGATTATAGTGTAGTTACTGCATTAATATTATTATTTGGATTTTTAACATTAATAGGAAGTTTACTGTCAGATATTATTTTAAGTATAGTAGACCCAAGAATCAGAATAGAGTAG
- a CDS encoding ATP-binding cassette domain-containing protein — protein sequence MSFIDIKNLKVHYPIRGGFFNRIVDHVYAVDGVDLTIEKGKTYGLVGESGSGKSTIGKAIIGLEKIKDGTITYEGKVIEKRRSRKSDYNQNIQMIFQDSLSSLNPKKRIIDIIAEPLRNFENLTDNEERKRVSELLEIVGMTDDALYKYPHEFSGGQRQRIGVARAVAIKPKLIIADEPVSALDLSVQAQVLNYMKEIQKQFGLSYLFISHDLGVVKHMCDYISIMYRGRFVETGKRDDIYNNPQHIYTKRLIAAIPEVNPNHRESNKSKRLAVEKEYKENELEYYDKNGKVYDLQKLTDTHYVALAHKVKGGEK from the coding sequence ATGAGCTTTATTGATATAAAGAATTTAAAGGTTCATTATCCTATTCGAGGCGGTTTTTTTAATAGAATTGTAGATCATGTTTACGCAGTAGATGGTGTAGATTTGACAATAGAGAAAGGAAAAACATATGGTCTTGTAGGAGAATCTGGATCAGGAAAATCAACAATTGGAAAAGCAATTATAGGGCTTGAAAAAATAAAGGACGGGACAATTACATATGAAGGAAAAGTAATTGAGAAAAGAAGAAGCAGAAAATCAGATTATAATCAGAATATTCAGATGATATTTCAGGATTCACTTTCAAGTCTAAATCCAAAAAAGAGAATAATAGATATTATAGCTGAACCATTAAGAAATTTTGAAAATCTTACTGACAATGAAGAAAGAAAAAGAGTATCTGAGCTTCTTGAAATAGTTGGAATGACTGATGATGCACTTTATAAATATCCTCATGAATTTTCCGGAGGACAGAGACAGAGAATTGGAGTTGCAAGGGCAGTAGCAATAAAACCTAAACTGATTATTGCTGATGAACCTGTTTCAGCTCTTGATTTGTCAGTTCAGGCGCAAGTTCTGAATTATATGAAGGAAATTCAGAAGCAGTTTGGATTGAGCTATCTATTTATTTCGCATGACCTTGGAGTTGTAAAACATATGTGTGACTATATATCCATAATGTACAGGGGACGTTTTGTAGAAACTGGAAAAAGAGATGATATTTACAATAATCCACAGCATATATATACAAAGAGACTTATAGCTGCCATTCCTGAAGTAAATCCTAATCACAGGGAGTCAAATAAGTCAAAAAGACTTGCAGTTGAAAAGGAATATAAGGAAAATGAGCTGGAATATTATGATAAGAACGGAAAAGTATATGATCTGCAGAAATTAACAGATACTCATTATGTTGCCTTGGCACATAAGGTAAAAGGAGGAGAAAAGTAA
- a CDS encoding ABC transporter ATP-binding protein: protein MEENKTLLKINNLYTSFRIKDEYYPAVDNVTLELNKNEILAIVGESGCGKSTLATSVIGLHNPINTKLEGEIIYKGKNLLTLTEAEYNEVRGNDIGMIFQDPLSALNPLMRVEEQIEEGLIYHTKLTKAQRKERVQELLVQVGIPKPERVARQFPHELSGGMRQRVMTAIALSCKPAIIIADEPTTALDVTIQAQILDLLKSLQEEIQAGIILITHDLGVVAEMADRVAVMYAGQVVEVAPVDELFNNPKHPYTRSLLNSIPQMDQETDTLHVIQGTVPSLKNLKRTGCRFAPRIPWIGNEEHEENPEMHEISPGHFVRCTCWKNFYFDDSNGQKINNHESEEI, encoded by the coding sequence GTGGAAGAAAACAAAACGTTGTTAAAAATCAACAACTTATATACGAGTTTTCGTATTAAAGATGAATATTATCCCGCAGTAGACAATGTTACGCTTGAACTTAATAAAAACGAAATACTTGCAATAGTTGGAGAATCAGGTTGCGGAAAAAGTACACTTGCAACATCTGTCATCGGACTACATAATCCAATAAATACAAAATTGGAAGGGGAAATCATCTACAAGGGAAAAAATTTACTTACCTTAACTGAAGCTGAATATAATGAAGTTAGGGGAAATGATATAGGAATGATATTCCAGGATCCCTTATCAGCATTAAATCCCTTGATGAGAGTGGAAGAACAGATAGAAGAAGGACTGATTTATCATACGAAACTTACAAAAGCTCAGAGAAAAGAACGTGTTCAGGAATTGCTTGTACAGGTTGGAATACCCAAGCCTGAAAGAGTTGCACGACAGTTTCCACATGAGCTTTCAGGAGGAATGAGACAACGTGTAATGACAGCAATAGCGCTTTCATGTAAACCTGCAATTATAATTGCTGATGAACCAACAACAGCACTTGATGTTACGATACAGGCACAAATACTGGATTTGCTTAAATCGCTTCAGGAAGAAATACAGGCAGGAATAATACTGATAACACATGACCTTGGAGTAGTTGCGGAAATGGCAGATAGAGTTGCTGTAATGTATGCAGGTCAGGTAGTTGAAGTGGCTCCTGTAGATGAGTTGTTTAACAATCCTAAACATCCTTATACAAGATCATTACTGAATTCCATACCGCAGATGGATCAGGAAACAGATACATTGCATGTGATACAGGGAACAGTACCATCTCTTAAAAATCTAAAGAGAACAGGCTGCAGATTTGCCCCTAGAATACCATGGATTGGAAATGAAGAACATGAAGAAAATCCGGAAATGCATGAAATCTCGCCTGGACATTTCGTAAGATGTACATGTTGGAAGAATTTCTATTTCGACGATAGCAATGGACAAAAAATAAATAATCATGAATCGGAGGAAATATAA